A region of the Penicillium psychrofluorescens genome assembly, chromosome: 6 genome:
GGAGGGAGCTCTCGCCTGGCCAACACatgaaaaacaaaagcatCTCCGGTGTCACTTGAGCCGTGACCGAATCAGCCAAACCTACTGGGATCGATCACCTTGCATGTTTTGGCCTCCGCCTGGATCCAACCACCACAAAAGCGATTCTGGTAATGTATAGTTTGGGGAATAATCAAATCTGGGCATATTTCTCTGTTTGCGTTGTTGGGCGACTGTCGGTGCtcctcttgttcttcttcccatGAGATGTGTCTCGTATATCGGTTCCCCGGCGTTGGCACGCGAAATGAATCCTTGGGCGGGCTTGGGGGTTTTTCTGGTTTCCTGTTTCTGTTCCCTCGACCATCGATACATCTGGCTTGAGTGTGCGTGTACCCATAGATCTGCGGATAGACGAATGACCCGATCCTCCTGGAGTATCCTACTGTATACTGCTATCCTATCGATCCTACTCCTACCAAGTGGTGGTCCATCTGCCAAACGCCGACACTTACCGCATGCAGACAACGACGTCACGCCCCAACCCGCCCAgccgatcatcttcttcctccccttccctccgcGCCGAGCTGAATGATGCGCTCCAAGCCCTCGTCTTCGATGCAGAAGACTTACGACGAGTGTTATCTATTGTGCTCAACGGCGGTCTACTTTGAGGGCCAGGTGAGTGCCTGTCGTGTGTGGAAAAAAGTGTCCCCGTCACACACTAATCCGGATCCTCCCCGCAGAACAACGAAGACGAAGCGCTGCGATCCTGGCGATCCGCTCTCGAAACCATCTACCACCACAATGCACGCCGTGTGTCGACGACCTACACCCCCAAGTCTGAGACTGAAAAAGCCCTGCAAGACTCCATCCGCAAACTAGAGATCCAATGCCGAGAACGAGTCGATCTGCTCGGGGCCCTTCGCGAAAGCAGGAAAGAAGCACCCGACAGCACCTCCAACAAAGAATCAGGCTCCTCCCTGTTCAAAAAGTCCGCCACGaccccttcttcctcttcctccaacaacaacaacaacaacaacaacatcaacccGGGCTGGATCGGCGACGGCACCATCCCCGCCGTCGGCTACACCGATCTCTCCAAACCGGCCGCCATACCTGGCCATCCGTGGCCCAAACAGCCCTCCCCCGAGTCGCCACGACGGTCCGAAGACACCCCTCCTCCGACAGCAATGCCGCCCGCTAGCTCTCCCGCCCTACGGGTGAACTCCAATTCATCCGGCAAAACTAGATCCCGCGGCTCCAGTCCTGAGCGGCGCATGCTGACGACGCTGCGCAGTGGCGACGGCAAGAAAAACGGGAAGAAGACATCCAGACGCAAGGAAACGAGACCGGCCGCTTCGAAAGCGGCGGGGCTGGCTTGGGGGCATCTCTATCGGCCCGCGTCGAGTGAAAAGACCGTTAGTGATGTAGCGTTGGCTTCGTCACGACAGAGTGCCGCACAGAGCCCCAGTTTCCGCCGCGAGGCAGATCCAAAGTACCATTCGGGAGATGAGCTTTCTCCTTCATCCCGCAAGACGGTGCCTGTGATTTCGACGCCCGACCGCATTCCGGCGGCTAATTGGCGAGAACCTCAATCTTCGCCTGGCTTGACATCGTCGCCACGCCCGCTGCCTCCTCAGTCTTCTCCTCGCAGACCCCAGGTCCAGTCTTCTCCTCGCagacctcctccacccccacctCATGCTTCCGCTGTATCGATGCCAAACCCAGATGATTTCACTCCGCCGAACTCCTCCGCAGGGGTACCCAGACCTTCTGTGAAGCCGAAACCGGTAGGGTTGAGGACTTCACTTCAACCACCGGGCGCGGTGGCACAGAACCCTCGGTCTGAGAGCAATTCTCGGCCCTTGACGCCTCGAGTGGATCGCGAGGCCAATCCTTCGAGCAGCCAGCCACGGACAAAATCCGCACCCCGGTCTCCCAATGTCGGTCAACCAGCGCATGCCTCACACTCATCGGGCAGCGGGGATGACCTTCGGCGGGGAGTTGAGCGCATGACGGTTTCGAGTGGGAATGGCAAAGGCGTGCCTCGACGCAAGCCACCTCCGGTTCAACGTCGAGAGACACCGTCGTCCAGCGACCAAGATTCGTTCGCCAAGCGGTCCACGGAAAGTGAGGCAGAGGacggggaggatgaagacgacaACAACGATATCACGAAGATCGTTCAAAAACTACCCAAAGGCGTCGACCTGGCATCCGCACGGCAGATCCTGAACGACATCGTTGTGCGCGGGGACGAAGTGCATTGGGAGGATATTGCCGGCCTGGAGGGTGCCAAAAAGGCCCTCAAAGAGGCAGTCGTCTACCCATTCCTTCGACCCGATCTCTTCTCCGGTCTTCGCGAGCCCGCTCGGGGCATGCTACTCTTCGGCCCTCCCGGTACCGGCAAGACCATGCTTGCGCGGGCCGTAGCCACCGAGTCCAAATcaaccttcttctccgtctccgcaTCAACACTCACATCGAAATGGCACGGCGAAAGCGAAAAGCTCGTGCGTGCACTCTTCGGCCTCGCCAAAGTCCTTgccccctccatcatcttcgtcgacgagattGATTCCTTACTATCTGCACGATCATCCGGCTCCGAGCATGAAGCATCCCGCCGCTCTAAGACCGAGTTCCTGATTCAGTGGTCCGACCTCCAGCGCGCCGCAGCAGGCCGCGAACAATCCGCccgcgagaagaaagaaggcgatGCCAGTCGTGTCCTGGTGCTGGCTGCGACCAATATGCCGTGGgacatcgacgaggccgcccgccgccgcttcGTGCGAAGACAGTACATCCCACTGCCGGAGCAACACGTCCGCGAGCAGCAACTACGCACGCTCCTGAgtcaccagcaccaggaGCTAAACGACGATGATATCCAGGTTCTGGTCCAGGTGACTGACGGTTTGTCCTCGTTGCTCTTTTTtctgttcctttttttttctgaCAATCCATGTTCACAGGCTTCTCCGGCTCCGACATCACAGCCCTCGCCAAAGACGCCGCCATGGGCCCCCTTCGGAATTTAGGCGAGGCGCTCCTACACACACCAATGGACCAGATCAAGCCAATGACGTTCCGGGACTTCGAGGCGAGTCTCTATTCCATTCGGCCCAGCGTGTCTTCAGATGGATTGCGGAGGTATGAAGAGTGGGCGCGGGAGTTTGGTGAACGAGGTGGATAGGTATTGAGATACGGCCGGTCCGGTttctgtgtgtgtgtgtgtgtgccTTTATTGTTTGACGCTCTATTGTTCTGTTGacccttttctttctggtgtCTGGTCTGACTCTAGTGCCGGAGCCCGGATGGGCAATCAATGATGGTGCTATGGGCATAGCATGCATAGTTTGGGTCTCTTATTAGAGGAGGTTGTTGCTCAATTTCTCTTATTTATTTGAtactctttctttttataCGAGGTTTGATTCTGTACATTGTGATGAATGGAATGGATTGAATTAGGATTTTCCAAAAAGGTCACTTCAGCCATCGTTCGAAGTATAGTAGTAGCCCTTCCACAGCCTCTTCCCTCACTTTATCCCGCGCGTCATAATTAACTCGGCGTCTCTCCAGTTCGTTCGTATTCCTAGTCCTGGGACCCAATAAACAACCCCCACCATGCAATTATATCCCAAGTTTATATACCCAACTCGGCCTACAACCATGGCCAACGAGACACTACTgctatcatcatctcccatTGGCCGTGCAGCGCCTTTGTTCCAAGGAGCGGTGAATAGTTCGTATCCTTGACTACAAAATCCCAGTAAACACCCAGCCGCATTCCACGACCTCGTACGCAACCCTCAAGACCCtcgtcttctcttctcttctctaTCATGACCCTAGACACAACCAAAGCATGCATCGCCTGCGGATGGACTGCCGAGCAACAAGGGAAGTGCCACTATTCCAGCCACGTCAAGCTCTTCTACGGCGCAAGCACGCGGGGCGTCTGGTCCATCGGGTCCGACGTGATCTTGAAAGAACGCCCGGACGACGAAACCCCCAAGACAGAAGTGACCACGCTGAACCACCTGGCACGCCACCACCCTGATATCCCCGCTCCAAGGGTCCTGCGCAACTGGGTCGATGGCGCAGGGACCTATTTTGTACTGTCCGAGCGGATACATGGCCAGACGCTCGAGCAGGCTTGGGCTTCTTTATCGGGATCCCAGAGAACGGACATCGCGGATCAATTGGTTAGACTGCGCAAGCGACTACGGTCGATCACGTCGCCGTCTATCCAGTGTGTTGATGGAGGTCCTGCTTACCCGGGTTTGCTTTTCTTTGACCGCAACCCTCACGGGCCATTCCATTCTGACCTCGAGCTCTGGGATGCTCTGAGCTTGACGCTCCCCGATTCGGTACCGCAACGGGCCTTGGAGAGTCTGAAGAAACGTCTGCCTAATTGCGCCCCCTACGTTCTTACTCACTGTGATCTCAATCTCGGGAATATCATTGTCCACAATGGACGGTTGGTCGGAATCCTGGATTGGGAGTTTGCGGCTTATTTTCTTATATGGTACGAATATGTTTCAGCATCTTGGGGGTGGACtgaggaggatgccgagTGGAAGAGGCTGCTGAGGGAGCGCTCCG
Encoded here:
- a CDS encoding uncharacterized protein (ID:PFLUO_008725-T1.cds;~source:funannotate) — protein: MRSKPSSSMQKTYDECYLLCSTAVYFEGQNNEDEALRSWRSALETIYHHNARRVSTTYTPKSETEKALQDSIRKLEIQCRERVDLLGALRESRKEAPDSTSNKESGSSLFKKSATTPSSSSSNNNNNNNNINPGWIGDGTIPAVGYTDLSKPAAIPGHPWPKQPSPESPRRSEDTPPPTAMPPASSPALRVNSNSSGKTRSRGSSPERRMLTTLRSGDGKKNGKKTSRRKETRPAASKAAGLAWGHLYRPASSEKTVSDVALASSRQSAAQSPSFRREADPKYHSGDELSPSSRKTVPVISTPDRIPAANWREPQSSPGLTSSPRPLPPQSSPRRPQVQSSPRRPPPPPPHASAVSMPNPDDFTPPNSSAGVPRPSVKPKPVGLRTSLQPPGAVAQNPRSESNSRPLTPRVDREANPSSSQPRTKSAPRSPNVGQPAHASHSSGSGDDLRRGVERMTVSSGNGKGVPRRKPPPVQRRETPSSSDQDSFAKRSTESEAEDGEDEDDNNDITKIVQKLPKGVDLASARQILNDIVVRGDEVHWEDIAGLEGAKKALKEAVVYPFLRPDLFSGLREPARGMLLFGPPGTGKTMLARAVATESKSTFFSVSASTLTSKWHGESEKLVRALFGLAKVLAPSIIFVDEIDSLLSARSSGSEHEASRRSKTEFLIQWSDLQRAAAGREQSAREKKEGDASRVLVLAATNMPWDIDEAARRRFVRRQYIPLPEQHVREQQLRTLLSHQHQELNDDDIQVLVQVTDGFSGSDITALAKDAAMGPLRNLGEALLHTPMDQIKPMTFRDFEASLYSIRPSVSSDGLRRYEEWAREFGERGG
- a CDS encoding uncharacterized protein (ID:PFLUO_008726-T1.cds;~source:funannotate), whose translation is MTLDTTKACIACGWTAEQQGKCHYSSHVKLFYGASTRGVWSIGSDVILKERPDDETPKTEVTTLNHLARHHPDIPAPRVLRNWVDGAGTYFVLSERIHGQTLEQAWASLSGSQRTDIADQLVRLRKRLRSITSPSIQCVDGGPAYPGLLFFDRNPHGPFHSDLELWDALSLTLPDSVPQRALESLKKRLPNCAPYVLTHCDLNLGNIIVHNGRLVGILDWEFAAYFLIWYEYVSASWGWTEEDAEWKRLLRERSDAHGDGHGDAKDFWTDLCRLRKYPELDEKGQEVLERLLASD